A window of Zingiber officinale cultivar Zhangliang chromosome 5A, Zo_v1.1, whole genome shotgun sequence contains these coding sequences:
- the LOC121979385 gene encoding F-box/kelch-repeat protein At3g61590-like, producing MSRGEEEKGEEEKGTLLKWDAILPDELLQKVLSFLPTANIIKLGIIVCKRWYEVVHSYWIRTIPRHSDGEEEEEEEEEEDKGALVSWDAILPDELLQKVLSFLPTANVIKLGIVCKRWYEVVHSSPPLSWPMMAPQKPLFFRRFFNDAGDFSGRVYDPCFLRWSNFDDFLHSDIQCVSSSCGLVCLMNHSDRNHLLVGSPIKRDWKLLQVPGCSDSFRTMALSFDRSTRGYTVVVAKCSRTQQLQWHLSVHIYQSTTKSWATHYAQDLDLWKFKHKAVICDGVLYQFVYHPFLTPNLMAFDLIKPPSSIHPLIPMPFPCACAGLINLSNKLVMVALLNWDWPHEGAVILELEDKKWREVAQMPISMYKKLGGYYLNSCGAGDLLFMHSPMCPELLTFDMKKKVWKWVSHPYTERSLFCFKQGASVFRDLCFGFCFEPRLDVSS from the coding sequence ATGTCTCGCggcgaggaggagaagggagaagaagagaagggaacaTTGTTGAAGTGGGACGCCATTCTACCGGACGAACTCCTGCAGAAGGTGCTTTCCTTTTTGCCCACCGCCAACATCATCAAATTGGGCATCATCGTGTGCAAACGGTGGTACGAGGTGGTTCACTCCTATTGGATCAGGACGATCCCTAGACATAGTGacggcgaggaggaggaggaggaggaggaagaagaagacaaggGAGCATTGGTGTCGTGGGACGCCATTCTACCGGACGAGCTTCTGCAGAAGGTGCTCTCCTTTTTGCCCACCGCCAACGTCATCAAATTGGGCATCGTGTGCAAACGGTGGTACGAGGTGGTTCACTCCAGCCCCCCGTTGTCGTGGCCGATGATGGCGCCACAGAAGCCGTTGTTCTTCAGGCGCTTCTTTAACGACGCCGGCGACTTTTCGGGCCGCGTATACGACCCTTGCTTCCTCCGGTGGTCCAACTTCGACGACTTCCTCCACTCAGACATCCAGTGCGTGTCCTCCTCCTGCGGCCTGGTCTGCTTAATGAACCACAGTGACAGGAACCACTTATTGGTCGGCAGTCCCATCAAGAGAGACTGGAAGCTGCTTCAAGTCCCCGGCTGCTCTGACTCCTTCAGAACGATGGCCTTGTCGTTCGACCGCAGCACGCGCGGCTACACCGTGGTCGTCGCCAAGTGCAGCCGCACCCAGCAATTGCAATGGCACTTATCGGTCCACATCTACCAATCGACGACGAAATCGTGGGCCACTCACTACGCCCAAGACCTCGACCTCTGGAAATTCAAACACAAGGCCGTCATATGCGACGGCGTGCTCTACCAATTCGTCTACCATCCGTTTCTGACCCCCAACTTAATGGCGTTCGACCTCATCAAGCCGCCCTCTAGCATTCACCCTCTGATTCCTATGCCATTCCCTTGTGCCTGTGCTGGATTGATCAACCTGTCGAACAAATTGGTCATGGTCGCATTGCTCAACTGGGACTGGCCGCACGAGGGAGCGGTGATTTTAGAACTTGAGGATAAGAAATGGCGGGAGGTGGCTCAAATGCCGATCTCCATGTACAAGAAGTTAGGTGGATATTATTTAAACTCCTGCGGCGCCGGGGACTTACTCTTTATGCACTCCCCAATGTGTCCGGAGCTACTGACCTTCGACATGAAGAAGAAGGTGTGGAAATGGGTGAGCCACCCCTACACTGAGAGGTCGCTCTTCTGCTTCAAACAAGGAGCCTCAGTCTTTCGCGACCTCTGCTTCGGCTTCTGCTTCGAACCGAGACTCGATGTCTCTTCTTGA